The genome window TGCATCTAATATTACATTTTTTCTAAATTCGTATTGATCATATACCTTTTCATATTTATTTATTTCCTCAGTAGGATGTCTTAAAGTGGTTTCAAGAACAGATTTCTCGTTGTCATATATTGCTATTTTAGTAGAAGTCGATCCTGGATTTATTGCCAATATTCTATATACATTAGTCATTTTTATATCACCTTTCACCGTCAACGTTTTTATGCTTCCTTTGCCGCCATTAATACAGCTAATGCTATTGAATTCAGTTTGCTTTCTTCACTATCAGCTCTTGAAGTAAGTACTATAGGAGCCTTAGCCCCTACAATAATTCCTGCATTCTTGGAACCTGAGAAAAATACCATTGATTTGTATAATACATTTCCAGCTTCTATAGTTGGTACCATTAATATATCCGCATAACCTGCAACTGGATGATCAATACCCTTATGTTTTGCAGCCTCAACCGATACGGCATTATCTAATGCAAATGGGCCCCCAACCATACAACCCTTTATTTCTCCGTTTTTGTTCATCTTTTCTAGCTCAGCCGCATCAACCGTTGGAGGCATCTTAGGATTGACCTTTTCCTTTGCACAAACAGCAGCGACCTTAGGCTGATCTATATCCAAAGAGTGGGCTACCTTAACGGCATTTTCAATTATTTGCTTCTTAGTGCTGAGATCAGGTGCTATATTCATGGCAGCATCAGTAACAAAGAACAGTCTATCGTAACCTGGAACATCGAATACTGCCACATGGCTAAGTACATTGCCGGTTCTAAGACCTACCTCTGCATTGAGTACAGCCTTTAGTATAATTGAAGTATCAACTAGTCCCTTCATTACTATATGGGCCTTTCCAGATGAAACTAATTCAACGGCCTTTAATGATGCTTCATTTAAATCCTTTATATCTATGATTTCATATTTACTTATATCTATAGATTTTTCCTTTGCTATTTTCTGTATCTTTTCTTTATCTCCAACTAGTATGGCATCGGCAATACCCATCTGTTTCGCTTGATCTATTGCCATAAGTACTTCCCCATCCTGGGCACATGCTATTGATATAGTTTTGGGTCCTCTTTCCTTAGCAAATCTTAAGACATCATCAAAATTTTTAATCATTACTACACCTCATTTTCATAGATTTTTGCTACCTCTTCACCAGATATTACCCTAAGAACACCTTCATTTAAGGCTCTCATTTCGTTTTCACCTGGCTGAATAATTACGGGAGCAATAAATCCAACCATATCCTTAATATAGTCAATTAGCATTTCAGAATAAGCCATACCACCAGTAAGTATTATTGCATCTATATCCCCTTCTAAAGCTACTGACATACCTCCAATTTCCTTGGCAATTTGATATCCCATCGCTTGGAATATTAGATCAGCCTTTTTATCACCATTTTCAATCATTTCTACAGCTTTCCTAGCATCATTTGTTCCTAGATATGCCATAAGTCCACCTTTACCACGTATTTTCTTTTTGACCTCTGGGTATGTATAGTCTCCAGAAAAACACATTTTTACTAATTGCCTAACTGGAAGTCCACCGGTTCTCTCAGGAGAAAAGGGCCCCATTTCACTGGCATTGTTTGCATCTATCATTTTCCCCCTTTTGAGGGGAACCACAGAAATTCCACCACCTAGATGAGCTATAAGTAAATTTAATTCCGTTACCTTTTTCCCCTTGTTTTTAGCAACATTATGGGCTACAGCATTTATATTTAAAGCATGCAATAAAGAACGTCTTTTTAAATGGGGTATACCTGAGATTCTCGCAATATCATTAAATTCATCAACTGCAACGGGGTCAACTATATATGATTCTATACCTTCAATATCTCCAATGCTTTTTGCTATAATTCCACCAAGATTCGATGCATGTTCTCCCTGCACCCCAACCCTTAAATCCTCTATCATAAAATCAGTTACTTTATAAGTGCCACTTGGCATAGGCTTTAATAACCCACCTCTACCGACTACAGCCTTAAGCTGGGATGTTTCATAACCCTCTTCCTTTAGCCAATCAAGAATAATATTCCTTCTATACTCAAATTGATCAGCTATTGTTTCATATTTGTCCAATTCCTGAGTAGAATGGTTTAAATTTTTCTGTAAAACGTTTTCTGTATCTTTAAAAATTGCTACCTTTGTCGATGTAGAGCCTGGATTAATAACCAATATATATTGTCTGCTCATTTCGCATCGGCACCTCCATATTTTTTTACACTTTATTTAATAAGCAAATTGTGTGCCAAGATATTAGTATTATATTTCTTAGTTTCAACTATTGTATTTTTCCCATTTTATATAATGAGTATTACTATTTTTTCATTTTAGTTTCTTTTAAGCAAGATTTTGCACGAAATAAATTGCACACTTCTAGAAGAAGTGTGCAATTTATTTCGTTTTTTACAATCCGTATTTCTTTATTTTATAATATAGATTTCTAATTGAAACCTTCATTTCCTTTGCTGTTTTGGTTTTATTATATTTATTCTTTTTTAATATCCTATCAATATATTCCTTTTCAACTTTTTGTACTACTTCTTCAAGTGAAAATGTATCTTTTTCTTTTTCAATAATATCAAAGTCATTTGATATGGGCTTTTTTCTATTTTTTTCTATATTTTGGGGTAAATGATAGGACTTTATAATTGTTTCATTGAATTTCATATTGATAATAGCTCTACCAATATGATTTTCAAGTTCTCTGACATTACCGGGCCAATCAATTTCCATAAGTATTTCCAAAGCTTCCTTCGATATATCCGTAACGTATCTTCCATATTCTTGATTATATTTTCTTATGAAATGTCTTGTTAACTCGTATATGTCTCTTTTATGCTCCTTTAATGATGGTATTCTTATTGGAATAACATTTAATCTATAATATAGGTCTTCTCTAAATCTTCCTTGTTTTACAGCCTGTTCTAGATCCACATTTGTAGCCGCTAAAATTCTTACATCAATTGTAACAGGCTTTGTTCCTCCTACCCTTACTACTTCTTTTTCTTGAAGGACTCTTAGAAGCTTTGCTTGAGTACTCATCTTTATCTCACCAATTTCATCTAAGAAAATAGTACCACCGTGGGCCATCTCAAATAGTCCCTTTTTACCTTCCTTTAATGCTCCTGTAAATGCTCCTGCTTCATATCCAAACAATTCACTTTCCAATATTCCTTCACTTATAGCTGCACAATTCACCCTAACAAACTGTCCATATCTTCTATTGCTTGCATTGTGTATGGCATGGGCAAAAAGCTCCTTCCCCGTTCCACTTTCCCCTCTCAATATAACAGTGGCAGGAGTTACTGCAGCTATTTTTGCTTTTTCTATGGCATTAACTAATTTCTCATGGGATCCAATTATATCATCGAAGGTATATTTTGCCTCTAGATTTCTGATTATCTTCTTTGCTTCATCTAACTCCGAAGTAAGTCTTTTTATTTCCGTCAGGTCGTGGATGACTCCCACACTTCCTCGCAGTTCCCCACCCACAAGCATAGGTGCCGCATCGATTATTACATCCTTCCTTTTAGGCCCTACCTTTATTCTAGCTCCTTTAATGGGCGCTTTTGATTTTAACACCTTTAGGTGGATACTTTCTCCCTCGGATATATCAACGGAGCAATGCTTACCTATCATATCCTCCTTAGATAGCCCTGTAAGCCTTGTATAGGCTGGATTTACGAGAACCCCTATACCATTTTGATCTACGACAGAGATTGCATCCTGTGTGGAGTTAAATATCGCCTCAAACATTATTTTCATTTCCTTTAAATCAGTTATTTCTTCTGCTAAATCAACTATTTCTGTTATATCTCTAAAAACTGCCACCGCTCCTATTATCTTGCCATTTTCATCCCTTACTGGCATTCGATTTGTTACAATATTTATATCTCCTAGAGGCTGTTTCCTATTCAGTTCCGATTCACCGGTTTTTAGTATATATGGAAGTCTTGTGGTCTCCACGACATCTGTTATATGCTTTCCTATAACATCATCTACATCGTGCTTTGTCAACCTTTCTGCGGCCTTATTATATAAGGTTATTATGCCCTTTGAGTCAACTGCTATCATTGCATCATGGGTAGAATTTAATATGATCTCAATTTCTTTTTTCATCTTCTCACCTCTAATAATATTGCCTGGATTAATTTCCAGGCATATCAATGGTTTCCTCCGTTGGTTGTTCTTCATCTATAGTGTCATCTATAGCATTATCCGTAGTATTATCCGTAGTATCGTCTACAGTATCATCTGTATTCTCGTTCATAGTCTCACTTATATCCTTCTTATCATATATTTCTATCTCAATATTATTAGGTTCGATCTCGATATTTTCATATTTATGATTTTTATTAAGCTTCAAATCAAGAATATAAATTCCTTCATCCAAGTCTTGTGCATCTATAATCAATTCTAAATCACTTCTCTTTACATCCTTTAATACACTTCGTACATCACTAATTTTTATCTTGATATCTTCACTTAGCTCCCCAATATTAGTAGTTAATGCTCCATTAAGATTATTAACAGATATTTGGTTGGCTTTAAAGGTAAATTCCTTTGTTTCTATCTTTTCTACTACAATCCTAACCTCAGGTAAAGCTTGTAGATATGGCATTTCGATGTTCTTCTCTTTAACAAAATTCACTTCAGTCACTAGGCTCTCATTTAGTTCTTCCACATTTATAGGCTTGGTAAAGATTTCATTTATCTTTTTTATTATTTCTTCTTTACCCTTGATAGTAACAGTTTTGGGGCTAACCTCTATGTTTGTAATCTTGTATCCTTCCTTAGGCTTTCCCGTTATTACGGGTTTAATATCAATATTCTTCAGCTTCTCCATAGGTAACAATACATTTACACTTTTCGTTTTAACTTCAACTCCTATAACATCTTTTCCTTCGTTATTTACGGCCCTAACAGGTATGCTATTTCTAATGGTGGCTTTAGCTCCATCAACATTTATCTCTCCAATAACCTTAGTTACAGATTCCACCTTTGATTCTGGCCCTTCAACTAAGATTTCCTCTGGAGTAATTTTTTTTGTTCCAATCACATAGCTCTTTGCTGGAGCCCCTTTTTCAAATACCTCAACTGGCTTTTGTCTTTGTACTATCTTATCTAATCTAACCTTGATTTGCTGAGGTGATATATTGACCTCAATATTTGCAGGTTTACTTACATCCAATGGCACACTGTTTACGCCCTTTGGAAATCCTCTTAAATCAGCGGTTATTTTTATGTCGTCTAAGGATATCTTTTTTAGTTCATTTCTTTTACCACTTATTTTCAAATCCACAGTATAGTCATTCTGGTCAATAATTACAAGTCCAGAACTTTGTAACTCCTCAACATTTAAAAGGTTAACCTTAACATTTTCCTTTGAAATATAGTCCTCAGGATTTACTTCTCCCATAACATATATATATAGAACTATTGCAAATAGTATTGATACTAATTTAGGGGTTGTATTCCTTGACAATTTACTGCTTTCAAATAGCCCCCTCATAAACTTAATCATTTCTATGCCTCCACTTCAAATTCAAATTAATTAGTTTATTCTGTTTTTCAGGACTGAAGGCTTCCTTGACTATCGTTTTTAATGTGTCTATATCTAAGAATCTTGAAAGCTTACCCCCCATAGAAACGGATATTCCACCAGTTTCCTCTGAAACCATTATAGCTAAAACATCACTAGTTTCTGATATACCTATACCTGCCCTATGTCTTGTCCCAAGGGTTTTGCTTAAA of Maledivibacter sp. contains these proteins:
- the buk gene encoding butyrate kinase, whose translation is MSRQYILVINPGSTSTKVAIFKDTENVLQKNLNHSTQELDKYETIADQFEYRRNIILDWLKEEGYETSQLKAVVGRGGLLKPMPSGTYKVTDFMIEDLRVGVQGEHASNLGGIIAKSIGDIEGIESYIVDPVAVDEFNDIARISGIPHLKRRSLLHALNINAVAHNVAKNKGKKVTELNLLIAHLGGGISVVPLKRGKMIDANNASEMGPFSPERTGGLPVRQLVKMCFSGDYTYPEVKKKIRGKGGLMAYLGTNDARKAVEMIENGDKKADLIFQAMGYQIAKEIGGMSVALEGDIDAIILTGGMAYSEMLIDYIKDMVGFIAPVIIQPGENEMRALNEGVLRVISGEEVAKIYENEV
- the ptb gene encoding phosphate butyryltransferase, with product MIKNFDDVLRFAKERGPKTISIACAQDGEVLMAIDQAKQMGIADAILVGDKEKIQKIAKEKSIDISKYEIIDIKDLNEASLKAVELVSSGKAHIVMKGLVDTSIILKAVLNAEVGLRTGNVLSHVAVFDVPGYDRLFFVTDAAMNIAPDLSTKKQIIENAVKVAHSLDIDQPKVAAVCAKEKVNPKMPPTVDAAELEKMNKNGEIKGCMVGGPFALDNAVSVEAAKHKGIDHPVAGYADILMVPTIEAGNVLYKSMVFFSGSKNAGIIVGAKAPIVLTSRADSEESKLNSIALAVLMAAKEA
- a CDS encoding sigma-54-dependent Fis family transcriptional regulator, giving the protein MKKEIEIILNSTHDAMIAVDSKGIITLYNKAAERLTKHDVDDVIGKHITDVVETTRLPYILKTGESELNRKQPLGDINIVTNRMPVRDENGKIIGAVAVFRDITEIVDLAEEITDLKEMKIMFEAIFNSTQDAISVVDQNGIGVLVNPAYTRLTGLSKEDMIGKHCSVDISEGESIHLKVLKSKAPIKGARIKVGPKRKDVIIDAAPMLVGGELRGSVGVIHDLTEIKRLTSELDEAKKIIRNLEAKYTFDDIIGSHEKLVNAIEKAKIAAVTPATVILRGESGTGKELFAHAIHNASNRRYGQFVRVNCAAISEGILESELFGYEAGAFTGALKEGKKGLFEMAHGGTIFLDEIGEIKMSTQAKLLRVLQEKEVVRVGGTKPVTIDVRILAATNVDLEQAVKQGRFREDLYYRLNVIPIRIPSLKEHKRDIYELTRHFIRKYNQEYGRYVTDISKEALEILMEIDWPGNVRELENHIGRAIINMKFNETIIKSYHLPQNIEKNRKKPISNDFDIIEKEKDTFSLEEVVQKVEKEYIDRILKKNKYNKTKTAKEMKVSIRNLYYKIKKYGL
- a CDS encoding CdaR family protein — its product is MIKFMRGLFESSKLSRNTTPKLVSILFAIVLYIYVMGEVNPEDYISKENVKVNLLNVEELQSSGLVIIDQNDYTVDLKISGKRNELKKISLDDIKITADLRGFPKGVNSVPLDVSKPANIEVNISPQQIKVRLDKIVQRQKPVEVFEKGAPAKSYVIGTKKITPEEILVEGPESKVESVTKVIGEINVDGAKATIRNSIPVRAVNNEGKDVIGVEVKTKSVNVLLPMEKLKNIDIKPVITGKPKEGYKITNIEVSPKTVTIKGKEEIIKKINEIFTKPINVEELNESLVTEVNFVKEKNIEMPYLQALPEVRIVVEKIETKEFTFKANQISVNNLNGALTTNIGELSEDIKIKISDVRSVLKDVKRSDLELIIDAQDLDEGIYILDLKLNKNHKYENIEIEPNNIEIEIYDKKDISETMNENTDDTVDDTTDNTTDNAIDDTIDEEQPTEETIDMPGN